One Drosophila willistoni isolate 14030-0811.24 chromosome 2R unlocalized genomic scaffold, UCI_dwil_1.1 Seg167, whole genome shotgun sequence DNA segment encodes these proteins:
- the LOC6646716 gene encoding transmembrane protein 115 — protein sequence MSAPLTRNWPYLRQQMTALLLNTSPVITGICLVTTVGYILSFSEMAVLLLSVTPGYILPNGKFWLWTAFTFWLIELHWWEVAVDVVTVGLCGKMLEPLWGQFEMFKFFALSNFGVSLLTTIYYLFYYMITKNPTILFDVHIHGLAGYVAGICVAVRQIMPDHLIFKTRYGRLTNRNVPLTVLILAIICWAIGFLDGTYPAMFASGSLVSWIYLRFYQHHPNGRGDSSESFTFASFFPNVSQSFISMLVNPIYNCCLRAGVVKTPTPLRTISTSSLTSISVQMPGVDPHDIERRRQIALKALSERLKATDSSRHSQLPKSFPQQQQQHHHHQHHNQHSHHHQQKHHSGHSSHGHSHSPGQSQPQPDFLKPSSSTSSSQLPITSSRSEPRMISTMSTIAIPMPAPPPKEGAHDEEGNDVSKSTLINLDDVASTTSSTA from the exons ATGTCAGCTCCGCTAACCCGAAATTGGCCTTATCTCAGGCAGCAGATGACAGCCCTGCTCCTTAATACATCGCCAGTGATCACAGGAATCTGCCTGGTCACTACTGTTGGTTACATTTTATCCTTTTCTGAAATGGCCGTTCTGCTACTAAGTGTCACTCCAGGATATATCTTGCCAAATGGGAAATTCTGGTTGTGGACCGCGTTCACATTTTGGCTTATTGAACTGCATTGGTGGGAG GTGGCTGTTGACGTTGTCACCGTTGGACTATGTGGAAAGATGCTGGAGCCCCTCTGGGGTCAATTTGAGATGTTCAAGTTCTTTGCTTTAAGCAATTTTGGTGTGTCGCTGCTCACTACGATTTACTACCTTTTCTACTATATGATTACGAAGAACCCAACAATATTGTTTGATGTGCATATTCATGGCTTGGCCGGATATGTGGCAGGGATTTGTGTCGCTGTTAGACAAATCATGCCAGATCATTTAATCTTCAAGACACGCTACGGACGACTTACAAACAG AAATGTCCCTCTCACGGTTCTCATCTTGGCTATTATATGCTGGGCAATTGGATTTTTGGATGGTACTTACCCTGCCATGTTTGCCTCTGGATCTTTGGTATCTTGGATATATTTGCGTTTCTATCAGCATCATCCAAATGGTCGTGGAGATAGCTCTGAAAGCTTCACATTTGCTAGTTTCTTTCCCAATGTATCACAGTCTTTTATCAGCATGTTGGTGAACCCCATTTACAACTGTTGCCTACGCGCAGGCGTGGTCAAGACACCGACGCCCTTGAGAACGATATCAACTTCAAGTTTAACATCGATCTCTGTGCAAATGCCAGGAGTGGATCCGCATGATATTGAAAGAAGACG aCAAATCGCTCTAAAGGCTTTAAGCGAGCGATTGAAGGCCACGGATTCCAGCCGGCACTCTCAGCTGCCAAAGTCATttccacagcagcagcagcaacatcatcatcatcaacaccATAACCAGCATTCACATCACCATCAGCAAAAACATCATAGCGGTCACAGCAGTCATGGTCATAGCCATAGTCCTGGTCAAAGCCAACCACAACCAGACTTTCTCAagcccagcagcagcacttCCAGTTCGCAGCTGCCCATTACATCGTCGCGATCTGAGCCGCGTATGATAAGCACAATGAGCACTATTGCAATACCCATGCCTGCTCCGCCACCCAAAGAGGGGGCACATGATGAAGAAGGCAACGATGTTTCTAAATcgactttaattaatttggaCGACGTCGCATCCACGACATCATCGACGGCTTAG
- the LOC6646717 gene encoding protein transport protein Sec61 subunit alpha: MGIKFLEVIKPFCSILPEIAKPERKIQFREKVLWTAITLFIFLVCCQIPLFGIMSSDSADPFYWIRVILASNRGTLMELGISPIVTSGLIMQLLAGAKIIEVGDTPKDRALFNGAQKLFGMVITIGQAIVYVMTGMYGDPSEIGAGVCLLIIIQLFAAGLIVLLLDELLQKGYGLGSGISLFIATNICETIVWKAFSPTTVTTGRGTEFEGAVIALFHLMATRNDKVRALREAFYRQNLPNLMNLLATVLVFAVVIYFQGFRVDLPIKSARYRGQYSSYPIKLFYTSNIPIILQSALVSNLYVISQMLAVKFQGNFFINLLGVWADVGGGGPARSYPIGGLCYYLSPPESVGHILTDPIHALLYIVFMLGSCAFFSKTWIDVSGSSAKDVAKQLKEQHMVMRGHRENSMIHELNRYIPTAAAFGGLCIGALSVMADFLGAIGSGTGILLAVTIIYQYFEIFVKEQSEMGGMGTLLF, from the exons ATGGGAA TTAAATTTCTCGAAGTAATCAAACCCTTTTGCAGTATATTACCTGAAATTGCAAAGCCGGAGCGTAAG aTCCAATTCAGGGAAAAGGTATTATGGACTGCCATAACGCTAttcatttttcttgtttgctGTCAAATTCCCTTGTTTGGCATTATGAGCTCCGATTCCGCCGATCCCTTCTACTGGATTCGTGTGATTCTGGCCTCCAATCGTGGTACCCTGATGGAGCTGGGTATCTCACCCATTGTGACATCTGGTCTGATTATGCAGCTGTTGGCGGGCGCCAAAATAATTGAGGTCGGTGACACGCCAAAGGATCGTGCTCTTTTCAATGGAGCTCAGAAATTGTTCGGCATGGTCATCACAATTGGCCAGGCAATTGTCTACGTTATGACTGGCATGTATGGAGATCCATCGGAAATTGGTGCCGGTGTTTGCCTGCTGATCATCATTCAGCTGTTTGCAGCCGGTTTAATTGTGCTTCTGTTGGACGAATTGCTGCAAAAGGGATATGGTTTGGGATCCGGTATCTCACTTTTCATTGCTACAAACATTTGCGAGACAATCGTGTGGAAGGCGTTCTCTCCTACCACTGTGACCACAGGACGTGGAACTGAATTCGAGGGCGCAGTGATTGCCCTCTTCCACCTGATGGCAACCCGTAATGACAAGGTTCGCGCCTTGCGTGAGGCTTTCTATCGCCAGAATCTGCCCAATTTGATGAACTTGTTGGCCACGGTTCTAGTCTTTGCTGTAGTCATTTACTTTCAAGGATTCCGCGTGGATCTGCCAATCAAGAGCGCCCGCTATCGCGGCCAGTACAGCAGCTACCCCATTAAGTTGTTTTACACCTCCAACATTCCTATTATTTTGCAATCCGCCTTGGTCTCGAACTTGTATGTCATTTCGCAAATGTTGGCCGTCAAGTTCCAGGGTAATTTCTTCATCAACTTGCTGGGAGTGTGGGCTGATGTAGGCGGCGGTGGCCCAGCTCGGTCCTATCCAATTGGTGGCCTGTGCTATTATCTTTCACCGCCAGAGAGTGTCGGTCACATCTTGACCGATCCCATTCACGCACTTCTTTACATTGTCTTTATGTTGGGCTCCTGTGCGTTCTTCTCCAAGACTTGGATCGATGTCTCCGGCAGCTCAGCCAAGGAT GTTGCCAAACAGCTCAAGGAACAGCACATGGTGATGCGGGGCCATCGCGAGAACTCCATGATCCATGAACTTAATCGTTATATTCCTACGGCCGCTGCATTCGGCGGTCTCTGCATTGGCGCTCTGTCGGTCATGGCCGATTTCCTGGGTGCCATTGGCTCCGGCACTGGTATCCTGCTGGCTGTGACTATCATATACCAGTACTTTGAGATTTTCGTTAAGGAGCAATCCGAAATGGGTGGCATGGGCACACTGCTGTTTTAA
- the LOC6646718 gene encoding daxx-like protein — translation MASASASVIYVDLSSDSEDEQSPPGPKRRRLEQPQHKSAGTGLAQAFRKALPNKLVNIQKASLPGGGGTLPSGLTVTKHTNNNNNNNNSINKIPCNGSSVSMILPGGGSLQTSASSNIKKITNNNATMQVKPVPSQKIAWSMAHKAPSPNVMLPSIPRHQVKVTPVLKSVGKPNLPAKTIPSPVQLTSLPAVKLQKTLVVNKLPTLQNSHLAPLQRNPQTPQQHPSQPAPSQHIQKQQKSPAPILSKSQPATSIRNLKQGPKLSLSKTATLSRVGTGLVHAGNFTTKPLASLTTVPPINTTNVMSTAARTLPFRSTSLVQQAAPSLATSMAASAAPPLRLLATPPHSAAALNEPLLLNLPPTTSITPQLTPTTTPPPTHGLPVHAMNQQQQLSKGSTFKLSALPGASLSPVSVTVSKAKRIQPITVLKKSDEEWRNHVIGQQQKLSKDQPLSTPPTIVLVESPPTTPPTEKPESERARGKVTTPTAATAGATATQKLAINKPKIISGITSNPVKTTLKKEQPANLERKNRVNLEQKIVNLVDPIEKEQVKPELRKEQQPQNDPQSSANIKPPTQPPPLIPEYAELLQLSRETDKSSDMERLIDIKLMKYYNNVHEKFVKSRGFRKMVQSTIEKIKYDPEMIYLHLKGVVDELRVRRKGRTITAIEEKKEENTTTEKQSNQPLASTSTETSLGDKRLDERVRKLNRTLYTITKRITALEEADVDWNDDDDSSYLQVERFKKRACQIYEKICDLTGENKSAHSQLKQPFVFKDTPYPQFNRTLSSFVNRMQEFPDYHDVLRLLEHCNKEKDLGLANFEMKRIAHDAFVKVGRLLQERRKTDLYETVTHFTANAKDPAAADPELLAKLKDNQKKQTKISDVLAKYAREQELTAEEHREARLKEKLAKAAQKSALEESTTTTHPIQDDDDDDDKPCTSAQARAKAMNGLLKKMQIDIEKDQIGELEEEEDGDTTSDDSEDEEDVDAFVDNFKENGEVSDAESEAEEDRPGLSEPKTTADVIDDRTTRVKTDAAAVPTNETYESMSNGKLKIMSVSSLNASLHQTKTKGPEKKPLETISAEIIISDEES, via the exons ATGGCATCAGCCTCGGCATCGGTCATTTATGTTGATTTAAGCTCGGACTCGGAGGATGAG CAATCACCTCCTGGGCCTAAGCGAAGGCGATTAGAGCAACCGCAACACAAAAGTGCAGGCACAGGATTGGCGCAGGCATTTAGAAAAGCTTTGCCCAACAAATTGGTCAACATACAGAAGGCCTCTTTACCTGGTGGTGGCGGTACTTTGCCAAGTGGATTAACAGTTACGAAACATacgaataacaacaacaacaacaataacagcatcAACAAAATCCCATGCAATGGCAGTTCCGTTAGCATGATTCTACCAGGAGGCGGATCACTTCAAACATCCGCATCAAGCAACATCAAAAAGATTACAAACAACAACGCCACTATGCAAGTAAAGCCTGTTCCCTCTCAGAAAATTGCCTGGTCCATGGCACATAAGGCTCCTAGTCCTAATGTCATGCTGCCGTCGATACCCCGCCACCAGGTGAAAGTGACACCAGTACTGAAGAGCGTTGGAAAACCCAATCTGCCTGCTAAAACTATTCCGTCTCCCGTACAGTTGACATCACTTCCCGCagtaaaattacaaaaaacgtTGGTGGTTAACAAGTTGCCCACATTACAGAATTCTCATTTGGCCCCACTGCAGAGAAATCCGCAGACACCGCAACAGCATCCATCACAACCAGCGCCATCCCAACATATTCAGAAACAACAAAAGTCGCCGGCGCCTATCTTGAGTAAATCTCAGCCAGCAACTTCAATCCGCAACCTGAAACAGGGACCGAAGTTGTCTTTATCTAAGACTGCCACACTGAGTCGCGTAGGAACTGGACTAGTGCACGCGGGAAATTTTACAACTAAGCCGTTGGCCAGCTTAACGACAGTCCCGCCTATCAACACCACTAATGTCATGTCCACTGCAGCCCGTACGTTGCCATTTCGCTCCACTAGCTTAGTTCAACAAGCTGCGCCTTCTCTAGCTACTTCTATGGCCGCCAGTGCAGCGCCGCCACTGCGTCTTTTGGCCACGCCGCCTCATTCAGCTGCTGCTCTAAATGAGCCACTCCTTCTAAATCTGCCGCCAACTACCAGCATTACACCCCAACTAACACCAACAACGACTCCTCCGCCGACGCATGGCTTGCCGGTTCATGCAAtgaaccaacaacaacagctgtCCAAGGGCTCAACGTTTAAGTTATCTGCCCTGCCCGGCGCCAGCCTCTCACCTGTCAGCGTGACGGTTTCAAAGGCAAAACGTATTCAACCTATCACAGTACTTAAAAAATCTGATGAGGAATGGCGAAATCACGTGATCGGACAGCAACAGAAGCTATCTAAGGATCAGCCACTGTCGACGCCTCCTACTATTGTTTTAGTGGAGTCACCGCCGACAACTCCACCCACAGAGAAACCAGAAAGTGAAAGAGCGAGGGGAAAGGTTACAActccaacagcagcaacagccggAGCCACAGCAACGCAGAAATTAGCCATtaacaaaccaaaaataatttCAGGTATTACGTCAAACCCAGTGAAAACTACATTAAAGAAGGAACAGCCAGCGAATCTTGAGAGAAAAAATAGAGTAAACCTTGAGCAAAAGATCGTTAACCTTGTTGATCCCATTGAGAAAGAGCAAGTAAAACCTGAGTTAAGAAAAGAGCAACAACCGCAGAATGATCCTCAATCTAGTGCGAACATAAAGCCTCCGACACAACCGCCACCTTTGATACCAGAATATGCTGAACTTCTTCAGTTAAGCAGGGAAACGGATAAGTCTTCGGACATGGAACGTCTCATCgatattaaattaatgaaatacTATAACAATGTTCACGAAAAATTTGTCAAATCTCGAGGATTTCGTAAAATGGTTCAATCAAccatagaaaaaattaaatacgaTCCGGAAATGATCTACCTACACCTGAAGGGTGTAGTCGATGAATTAAGAGTGCGACGCAAAGGAAGAACTATAACGGCCATAGaggaaaaaaaggaagagaaTACTACAACTGAAAAACAATCCAATCAGCCTTTAGCTTCAACCAGCACCGAAACGTCCCTAGGCGATAAGCGTTTAGATGAACGTGTCCGAAAATTGAATCGTACTTTGTACACGATAACCAAGCGGATTACCGCTTTAGAAGAGGCGGATGTCGATTGGAACGATGACGACGACTCCAGCTATCTTCAGGTGGAGCGATTTAAGAAACGTGCCTGccaaatatatgaaaaaatcTGTGATCTAACTGGGGAGAATAAGAGCGCGCACAGCCAACTGAAGCAACCCTTTGTCTTTAAAGACACTCCCTATCCCCAATTTAATCGGACTCTGTCGTCGTTTGTAAATCGCATGCAGGAATTTCCAGATTATCACGATGTGCTGCGCTTGTTGGAGCACTGCAACAAGGAAAAGGACCTGGGATTGGCCAACTTCGAAATGAAACGAAtag ctCATGATGCCTTCGTTAAGGTTGGCCGTTTGCTGCAGGAAAGACGCAAAACTGACCTTTATGAAACTGTTACTCACTTTACGGCAAATGCTAAAGATCCCGCAGCCGCTGATCCGGAGCTTCTGGCCAAGCTGAAAGATAATCAAAAGAAGCAGACTAAAATCAGTGATGTTTTGGCCAA ATATGCGCGAGAGCAGGAACTCACCGCGGAAGAACATCGAGAAGCGCGCCTTAAAGAGAAGCTGGCGAAAGCAGCCCAGAAATCGGCATTGGAAGAGTCCACCACCACAACACACCCCATTCaggatgacgatgatgatgatgacaagcCCTGCACCAGTGCTCAGGCTAGAGCAAAGGCCATGAATGGTTTGTTGAAGAAAATGCAGATAGACATAGAGAAAGATCAAATTGGCGAACttgaggaggaggaggatggGGATACCACTTCAGATGATTCCGAAGATGAAGAAGATGTAGATGCTTTTGTGgataattttaaagaaaacgGTGAAGTGAGTGATGCTGAATCTGAAGCGGAAGAGGATCGGCCCGGATTAAGTGAACCAAAGACAACTGCGGATGTGATAGATGATAGAACGACGAGAGTCAAgactgatgctgctgctgttcctaCAAATGAAACGTACGAGTCCATGTCCAAtggcaaattgaaaattatgtcTGTATCCAGTTTAAACGCGAGCCTCCATCAGACGAAGACAAAAGGGCCAGAGAAAAAGCCGCTGGAGACAATTTCTGCTGAGATTATCATTTCCGATGAAGAGTCATAG
- the LOC6646719 gene encoding kynurenine formamidase has product MSLYNQRDLNDDLNREYLPSYHSSRFQNSNHPNQAVQENFIQLTLQHEKELTSDPGIVIQNLRYGGTDDRQVVDIFHLKTTPPTGSPLFVYIHGGYWQMLEKIHSCSIVGPLLRRNHRVAIMDYNICPQVTLEELISEFKSFLAWIFDYAEKTQTSEIHFAGHSAGAHLLAILLNVPHITTPERRLKVKRLFFICGVYDLRELWPLTEVNPNNILGLNATNSRALSPMLWNYPEVSVWQAGDTHLYVLTAQHESVTFIEQSRSFSECLNKAGFSVTFKMFDNYDHFDIIEETAKDDSNISIYLQHALL; this is encoded by the exons ATGTCTCTATACAATCAACGAGACCTCAATGATGACTTAAATCGAGAATACTTGCCAAGTTATCATTCATCAAGATTTCAAAACTCCAATCATCCCAATCAAGCTGTGCAGGAAAATTTTATCCAACTGACACTGCAAC ATGAAAAGGAGTTAACCAGCGATCCTGGCATTGTCATTCAAAATCTTCGCTATGGGGGTACAGACGATCGGCAAGTGGTTGATATTTTTCATCTCAAAACCACACCACCAACGGGCTCTCCACTTTTCGTCTATATTCATGGAGGCTATTGGCAAATGCTGGAGAAAATCCATTCTTGCTCCATTGTGGGACCATTGCTGCGACGTAATCATCGTGTTGCTATTATGGACTACAACATCTGCCCCCAAGTGACTTTGGAGGAATTGATTTCGGAGTTCAAAAGTTTCCTTGCCTGGATCTTCGATTATGCTGAAAAGACGCAAACCAGTGAGATTCATTTTGCTGGTCATTCCGCGGGGGCACATCTTTTGGCGATACTTTTAAATGTGCCACATATCACGACACCTGAGAGGCGTCTTAAGGTAAAGCGATTGTTCTTTATCTGTGGAGTTTACGACTTGCGAGAACTTTGGCCCTTGACTGAGGTCAATCCCAATAATATACTTGGTTTAAACGCTACAAATTCGAGAGCTCTGTCTCCTATGTTGTGGAACTATCCAGAGGTTTCGGTTTGGCAAGCAGGTGACACTCATTTGTATGTCCTAACCGCTCAGCACGAGAGCGTGACATTCATCGAACAAAGCCGCTCCTTTAGTGAGTGTTTGAATAAAGCTGGATTCTCTGTTACTTTCAAAATGTTTGACAATTACGATCATTTCGATATTATCGAAGAAACGGCCAAGGATGACTCGAATATATCCATTTACTTGCAGCACGCACTACTTTAA
- the LOC6646720 gene encoding coatomer subunit epsilon: MSRSNEDDPSSVLFDARNEYFVGNFMGSINFVLPEQSTAGSELLSYMYLSYLAIDSGRIIASDIKETDSTPLKALRYVHEAFEQPSRCEELLEKLTDKVAGQEDETNIWHIATAIVYCYDGQFENALKILHGSTNLESMALSVQCLLRLQRVDLAKQLVAKMQEISDDATLTQLAQAWVALSQGTEQMQDAFHIYQEFCEKFKPTPALLNGQAVVHLGLERYEEAEACIREALLKKHNDYDTLINMMVLSHLTGKPVETITRYLEQLRQFYPKSEFITDLDKKSTEFDRLCLQYEQPSVAEEKLVSV, from the coding sequence ATGAGCCGAAGCAACGAAGATGATCCGAGCTCTGTGCTGTTTGATGCTCGCAATGAGTATTTTGTAGGCAATTTCATGGGCTCTATTAACTTCGTTCTTCCAGAGCAGAGCACGGCTGGATCCGAACTTttatcatatatgtatctctCATACCTGGCTATAGATTCCGGTCGTATTATTGCGTCCGACATCAAGGAGACCGACTCTACACCCCTCAAAGCTTTGCGCTATGTTCACGAGGCCTTTGAGCAACCGTCCCGATGTGAAGAACTGCTGGAGAAGCTTACTGACAAGGTGGCTGGGCAAGAAGATGAAACGAATATTTGGCATATAGCCACCGCCATTGTCTACTGCTACGATGGACAATTCGAGAATGCCCTGAAGATACTCCACGGTTCAACAAACCTTGAATCCATGGCCTTGTCCGTACAATGTCTTTTACGGCTGCAGCGTGTCGATTTGGCCAAGCAGTTGGTGGCTAAAATGCAGGAGATAAGCGATGATGCCACTCTTACCCAACTGGCTCAGGCATGGGTGGCCCTCAGTCAGGGTACAGAACAGATGCAAGATGCCTTCCACATTTACCAAGAGTTCTGCGAGAAATTTAAACCCACTCCGGCTCTGCTGAATGGTCAGGCAGTAGTTCATTTGGGTCTTGAGCGCTACGAGGAAGCAGAAGCTTGTATACGCGAAGCTTTGCTGAAAAAACACAACGACTACGACACCCTAATCAATATGATGGTCCTATCTCATCTCACCGGCAAGCCTGTGGAGACCATCACTCGCTACCTCGAGCAACTAAGGCAATTCTACCCCAAAAGTGAATTTATCACAGATTTGGACAAGAAGTCCACCGAATTCGACAGACTGTGCCTACAGTATGAGCAGCCAAGTGTGGCCGAGGAGAAACTTGTATCAGTGTAA
- the LOC6646739 gene encoding PHD finger-like domain-containing protein 5A, producing MAKHHPDLIFCRKQPGVAIGRLCEKDDGKCVICDSYVRPCTLVRICDECNYGSYQGRCVICGGPGVSDAYYCKSCTIQEKDRDGCPKIVNLGSSKTDLFYERKKYGFKQNY from the exons ATGGCCAAACATCATCCAGATTTAATTTTCTGCCGAAAACAACCAGGAGTGG CCATTGGGCGCCTGTGTGAGAAAGATGATGGAAAATGTGTAATTTGTGATTCGTATGTGAGACCGTGCACTTTGGTCAGAATCTGTGACGAATGCAACTATGGATCGTACCAGGGTAGATGCGTAATTTGTGGCGGACCTGGGGTTTCAGATGCTTACTATTGTAAGTCCTGCACTATTCAAGAAAAAGAC CGCGATGGTTGCCCAAAAATTGTGAACTTGGGCAGTTCCAAGACTGATTTATTTTACGAGCGCAAGAAATATGGTTTCAAACAAAA CTATTGA